A window of the Dyadobacter pollutisoli genome harbors these coding sequences:
- a CDS encoding alkaline phosphatase family protein, which produces MKLRLLILTLLSISFYSYGQRNKTKNIVMISIDGYRWQEIFNGADSAIFFNKKYHKQDSAAFSAKYWAKTKDERKKKLMPFFWNTIATQGQLYGNREFGNEVYVRNKYWFSYPGRSETLCGFYDPQINSNEYPDNPNENVLEFINKQKDYAGKVVTFASWDALSRIVNRNRNKMLVNIPGEDIKDPKLTEAQSLSNELQYYMPQYFGKEVRFDASTYAMTQSYIKVHHPKVLHIDFADPDSFGHAGEYDSYLDAAHYLDAMIGKLWNTMQADKFYKGSTTFIIYPDHGRGVGDLWTTHGGSGPRSNETWMTVIGPDTPAKGEMKTQGQIYQDQIAQTVAQLLGFKFTANHPVGEPVTTVWK; this is translated from the coding sequence ATGAAACTAAGGCTACTTATTTTGACTTTGCTCTCGATCAGTTTTTACAGCTACGGGCAGAGAAACAAAACCAAAAATATCGTCATGATCTCCATTGACGGCTATCGCTGGCAGGAGATTTTCAACGGAGCAGATTCCGCTATTTTCTTCAATAAAAAATATCACAAACAGGATTCGGCTGCATTCTCGGCTAAATATTGGGCGAAAACAAAAGACGAAAGGAAGAAGAAACTGATGCCGTTTTTCTGGAATACGATAGCGACCCAGGGGCAACTTTATGGAAACCGTGAGTTTGGCAATGAGGTTTACGTCAGAAACAAATACTGGTTTTCCTACCCCGGTCGCAGCGAGACTTTGTGCGGTTTCTATGATCCTCAAATCAATAGCAACGAATACCCGGACAACCCGAATGAGAATGTGCTGGAATTCATTAATAAGCAAAAAGATTACGCCGGAAAAGTGGTCACATTCGCTTCCTGGGATGCATTATCGCGAATCGTGAACCGAAACCGTAATAAAATGCTTGTGAACATTCCAGGCGAAGACATTAAAGATCCCAAACTGACAGAAGCTCAGTCGCTTTCCAACGAGCTGCAATATTACATGCCCCAATACTTTGGCAAAGAGGTGCGATTTGACGCCAGTACTTACGCCATGACCCAGTCGTACATAAAAGTGCATCATCCCAAAGTACTCCACATCGATTTTGCGGACCCTGATAGTTTCGGTCACGCAGGCGAGTACGATTCGTACCTGGACGCAGCGCATTACCTGGACGCAATGATCGGTAAACTATGGAATACGATGCAGGCGGACAAATTTTATAAAGGCAGCACTACATTCATCATCTACCCGGATCACGGTCGCGGCGTAGGTGATCTTTGGACAACCCACGGAGGTTCAGGACCTCGCTCCAATGAAACCTGGATGACGGTAATCGGCCCGGATACCCCAGCCAAGGGCGAAATGAAAACGCAAGGGCAAATTTACCAGGATCAAATAGCTCAGACTGTGGCGCAATTACTGGGCTTCAAGTTCACAGCGAACCACCCCGTTGGCGAACCAGTGACCACCGTTTGGAAGTAG
- a CDS encoding PQQ-dependent sugar dehydrogenase, with protein sequence MKNIRTCIGLLLVGAVSMASVSKPEQPLFRKVGDQGARAMEVSKQGPDSSRFTYQTLVSGLDEPMEMAILPNYDLVVAERKGAVRYFNNATKELSTIAQFNVFSGIEDGLLGVAADPDFKNNHWIYFYYGIAGDRHVSQLARFELNGQNLDQSSRKVLLEVPTQRKYCCHSAGYLTFDSDGLLYLSIGDNTNAEEIEGHNPTDERPGHELADDQGATANSNDFRGKILRIKPKADGAYSIPDGNLFPKDGSAGKPEILAMGLRNPFRISVDPKTKYVYWGDVGPDTEIPASEGKLSYDEINQARKPGFFGYPYFLGDNEVFPDYNFETKKEGPGKDPKRPINDSPNNTGVKELPPAQPAFIWYGKVPSKKWPLVGKGGASAMAGPVYYSDLYPNSPYKLPDYYNGKLFIFEWIRKWIMAVTMDSNGNYVNMEPFLPQLKVVAPMDMQIAPDGAVYLLAYGTNWFARNTDSGIIRVEYSEGNRNPVAALKTSKTIGSAPFTVTLSAKGSKDYDPGDKLSYEWKVGDKKLTGQELIHTFTKAGTYNIVLTVSDQNGGKGTATAEIKVGNTPPDVKIATKANRSFYWDNTTLDYQVKVADKEDGKIDPENVNVSFNYLPFGKDLAGALTSAGESDLRFAATQKLYATLDCKACHTMETKSIGPALKEISKKYMGKEDAEATLSRKIITGGSGNWGTYPMPPHADLPEKDASDIAAYILSLAQKQTKTPLANTIKLTEHEGKGNEGAYVLLAAYTDKGANGIEPIKSSSHIVLKNPLIQLEDYQEGNVGVVIATQNTGFISYIANITNGKYVRFNAIDLTHITGIRMRVQEQGAGGTIELRQGAKDGPLLGEIDVPAGKVQDPKTDWKDVLLKVNPVSGTHDLFFVFKNPETKSPLFHIDHMYFQK encoded by the coding sequence GTGAAAAATATCAGAACTTGTATCGGGTTATTGTTGGTGGGGGCCGTCAGCATGGCTTCTGTTTCAAAGCCGGAGCAGCCGCTGTTCAGGAAGGTAGGGGATCAAGGGGCTAGGGCAATGGAGGTCAGCAAGCAAGGGCCGGATTCCAGCAGATTTACCTACCAAACACTCGTTTCCGGGTTGGACGAGCCTATGGAAATGGCTATTTTGCCAAATTACGATCTGGTAGTGGCCGAGCGAAAAGGTGCCGTTCGCTATTTCAACAATGCTACCAAAGAACTTTCAACCATTGCGCAGTTCAATGTGTTCAGTGGCATCGAGGACGGTTTGCTGGGTGTCGCGGCCGACCCGGATTTTAAAAATAACCATTGGATTTACTTTTATTACGGCATAGCTGGCGACCGGCACGTGAGCCAGTTGGCGCGGTTTGAATTGAATGGGCAAAACCTCGATCAATCGTCCAGAAAGGTGTTGCTGGAAGTGCCCACCCAGCGCAAATATTGCTGCCATTCAGCAGGTTACCTTACTTTTGATAGCGACGGGCTTTTGTATCTGTCGATAGGTGACAATACCAATGCAGAAGAAATTGAAGGCCATAACCCGACAGACGAACGTCCGGGCCACGAGCTCGCAGACGACCAGGGAGCGACGGCCAATAGTAATGATTTCAGAGGTAAAATATTGAGGATCAAACCGAAGGCGGATGGAGCATATAGCATTCCCGACGGTAATTTATTTCCCAAGGACGGGTCAGCAGGCAAGCCTGAGATTTTGGCAATGGGTTTGCGAAATCCATTCAGGATATCGGTGGACCCGAAAACCAAATATGTGTACTGGGGCGACGTAGGCCCGGATACTGAGATTCCAGCCAGTGAAGGAAAGCTGAGTTATGACGAGATCAATCAGGCACGCAAGCCAGGATTTTTCGGTTATCCTTACTTTTTGGGCGATAATGAGGTTTTTCCAGACTATAATTTTGAAACAAAAAAAGAGGGGCCTGGAAAAGATCCGAAACGTCCGATCAATGATTCTCCTAACAACACGGGTGTGAAAGAGTTGCCGCCTGCGCAGCCTGCATTCATTTGGTATGGTAAAGTTCCTTCTAAAAAGTGGCCGCTGGTTGGTAAAGGCGGGGCGAGCGCCATGGCCGGGCCGGTGTATTACAGTGACTTATATCCCAATTCTCCATATAAGCTGCCGGACTATTACAATGGGAAACTGTTCATTTTTGAATGGATCAGGAAGTGGATCATGGCGGTGACCATGGATAGTAATGGCAACTATGTGAATATGGAGCCGTTTTTGCCGCAACTCAAAGTGGTAGCGCCGATGGATATGCAGATCGCGCCCGACGGAGCTGTGTATTTGCTTGCGTATGGTACCAACTGGTTCGCCCGAAATACGGATTCAGGTATCATCCGGGTGGAATATTCAGAGGGGAACCGCAATCCTGTGGCTGCATTGAAAACGAGCAAAACCATTGGCTCAGCGCCATTTACCGTCACATTGTCGGCCAAAGGTTCCAAAGACTACGACCCGGGCGACAAGCTTTCTTATGAATGGAAGGTAGGCGATAAAAAATTGACCGGACAGGAGTTGATACATACATTTACCAAAGCCGGAACTTACAATATCGTGTTGACCGTCTCCGACCAGAATGGCGGGAAAGGTACGGCTACGGCTGAAATTAAAGTAGGAAACACACCTCCTGACGTTAAAATCGCCACAAAGGCGAACCGGAGCTTTTATTGGGACAACACCACATTGGATTATCAGGTAAAGGTTGCCGACAAAGAGGATGGTAAAATTGATCCCGAAAATGTGAACGTAAGTTTCAATTATCTGCCATTTGGGAAAGATCTCGCCGGTGCACTGACATCTGCCGGTGAAAGCGATCTGCGTTTTGCGGCGACTCAGAAACTGTACGCGACACTGGATTGCAAGGCTTGTCACACCATGGAAACCAAGTCTATCGGCCCGGCATTGAAGGAGATTTCTAAAAAATATATGGGCAAGGAAGATGCAGAGGCCACATTGTCCCGTAAAATTATCACTGGCGGAAGCGGAAACTGGGGTACTTACCCGATGCCGCCACATGCGGATTTGCCGGAAAAAGATGCCAGCGATATAGCCGCATATATTTTGTCATTGGCCCAAAAACAAACCAAAACGCCGCTTGCCAATACCATTAAATTGACGGAGCACGAAGGCAAGGGCAACGAAGGAGCGTATGTACTGCTAGCTGCGTATACAGATAAGGGTGCAAATGGCATTGAACCGATAAAATCCAGCAGTCACATTGTCCTGAAAAATCCATTAATCCAGCTGGAAGACTACCAGGAGGGGAATGTGGGTGTGGTGATCGCGACACAGAACACAGGTTTCATTTCCTACATCGCCAACATTACGAATGGAAAGTACGTCCGTTTTAATGCGATTGATCTCACGCACATTACTGGTATACGTATGCGGGTGCAGGAGCAAGGCGCGGGCGGGACGATCGAGTTGCGGCAGGGAGCAAAAGATGGCCCATTATTGGGTGAAATCGATGTTCCGGCAGGTAAGGTACAAGATCCGAAAACGGATTGGAAAGATGTTTTGCTGAAAGTAAACCCGGTATCAGGGACGCATGATCTGTTTTTTGTTTTCAAAAATCCGGAGACAAAAAGTCCGCTGTTCCACATCGATCATATGTATTTTCAGAAATAA
- a CDS encoding RagB/SusD family nutrient uptake outer membrane protein — MNELFSVPQVEIDRSGGSITQNPNYWHLPGFQNLASLISFTLYISINT; from the coding sequence ATGAATGAGCTTTTCTCTGTTCCGCAGGTTGAGATCGATCGCTCCGGTGGCTCCATTACCCAAAACCCAAATTACTGGCACTTGCCAGGTTTTCAAAACCTGGCAAGTCTTATTTCATTTACACTTTATATAAGCATTAACACCTGA
- a CDS encoding sigma-70 family RNA polymerase sigma factor, with product MREGNRDAFAQLYKKYWRRSFDSAYKRLQLREECEEIIQEIFIDLWTKRENLLITVSLEAYLFGALRFGIYNFIRSRKISDSYLDHLLHTANPEQNYIEDWLYYEELSQALEKSIQNLPDKFRKVYLRSRSENMTYREIAAQLNLPMDTA from the coding sequence TTGCGGGAGGGTAACAGGGATGCCTTTGCTCAGCTTTACAAAAAGTACTGGCGGCGATCGTTCGACTCGGCCTATAAACGTTTGCAGCTGAGGGAAGAGTGCGAGGAAATCATCCAGGAAATTTTTATTGACCTTTGGACTAAGCGCGAAAACCTCCTCATTACGGTTTCTTTGGAAGCTTACCTTTTCGGTGCGCTGCGGTTTGGTATTTACAATTTTATCCGCTCACGGAAAATCAGCGATAGTTACCTGGATCATTTGTTACACACGGCTAATCCCGAGCAAAACTACATTGAAGACTGGCTGTACTATGAGGAATTGTCGCAGGCACTGGAAAAAAGCATTCAAAATCTGCCCGACAAATTTCGAAAAGTGTATCTGCGCAGCAGGAGTGAGAATATGACCTACAGGGAAATCGCGGCACAGCTGAATTTGCCCATGGACACGGCCTAA
- a CDS encoding alpha/beta hydrolase, with protein sequence MTTPKFRLDATALAVLMTFILCPTFNFAQEAKKVFPLWENGVPGFENRRTEPEQAKDYWVKNINNPSLQVVLPPAGKANGTAVVVCPGGGFRLLVYNAEGTEPAEYLAKLGITVFILKYRLPREEGSPYSLEKAPREDALRAMRQVRSRAKEYGIDPSKVGMLGFSAGGEVVAAVAYASGKGDPAAKDPIDRLDGKPDFQMLVYPGPLGIPETVPADAPPAFLLAANDDPCCGVTTASLFVKYREAKRPVEAHLYTKGDHGFNMGNRSQWQSIKSWPQRMADWLGDNGYLGK encoded by the coding sequence ATGACAACCCCGAAGTTCCGACTCGACGCCACGGCGCTTGCAGTGCTGATGACTTTTATATTATGCCCTACATTCAATTTCGCACAAGAAGCAAAAAAAGTGTTTCCATTATGGGAAAACGGCGTTCCAGGCTTCGAAAACCGCAGGACTGAGCCTGAGCAGGCGAAAGATTATTGGGTTAAAAATATCAACAACCCATCGTTGCAAGTGGTGTTGCCGCCGGCCGGAAAAGCCAATGGTACGGCGGTGGTGGTTTGCCCGGGCGGCGGTTTCCGATTGCTGGTTTACAATGCAGAAGGCACTGAGCCCGCCGAGTATCTGGCCAAATTGGGTATCACTGTTTTTATCCTCAAATATCGTCTGCCGCGGGAAGAAGGCTCGCCTTATTCATTAGAAAAAGCGCCTCGCGAGGATGCATTGCGCGCTATGAGGCAAGTGCGAAGCCGGGCCAAAGAGTATGGTATCGATCCAAGCAAGGTAGGTATGCTCGGCTTTTCAGCCGGCGGAGAAGTGGTAGCAGCGGTGGCATACGCTTCTGGAAAAGGTGATCCCGCCGCCAAAGATCCGATCGATCGCCTTGATGGAAAACCCGATTTTCAAATGCTGGTGTACCCCGGCCCTCTCGGAATACCCGAAACTGTCCCTGCCGACGCACCGCCAGCATTCCTGCTCGCCGCCAACGATGATCCTTGCTGTGGCGTAACAACTGCCAGCTTGTTCGTCAAATACCGCGAAGCCAAGCGTCCTGTGGAAGCACACCTTTACACCAAAGGCGACCACGGCTTCAACATGGGAAACCGCTCACAATGGCAAAGCATCAAGTCCTGGCCACAGCGAATGGCAGATTGGCTGGGAGACAATGGGTACTTGGGGAAATAG
- the dinD gene encoding DNA damage-inducible protein D — translation MTAGQERSLFEKVRRTDDEGNEYWSARELAKVLEYTEYRYFKAVIERAKEACKNSEQSVSDHFGDLHEMIGLGNGAKRKSDNVKLSRYACYLIVQNADPSKEVVALGQTYFAVQTRLQEIRQMEEYKNLPGENEKRIFLRGEVTRHNLLLADSARIAGVVEPIDYAIFQNHGYMGLYGGMDAKAIHERKQLKKSQHILDHMGSSELAANLFRTTQTDDKLRRENITGKQKANKTHFEVGQKVRQTIQELGGTMPEELPSVESIRRVTKGEDPKRIKKKQ, via the coding sequence ATGACCGCAGGACAAGAACGCTCGCTTTTTGAAAAAGTCAGAAGAACAGACGATGAAGGAAACGAATATTGGAGTGCCCGTGAACTTGCAAAAGTACTAGAATATACGGAGTACCGATATTTCAAAGCAGTTATCGAAAGAGCCAAAGAAGCATGCAAAAACAGCGAACAGAGCGTTTCAGATCATTTCGGGGATTTGCACGAAATGATCGGACTGGGAAACGGAGCAAAACGGAAAAGTGATAATGTGAAGCTATCCCGGTATGCCTGTTACCTTATCGTTCAAAACGCCGATCCCTCCAAAGAAGTAGTAGCGCTAGGCCAAACCTACTTTGCTGTTCAAACCCGCTTGCAGGAAATCCGCCAAATGGAGGAATACAAAAACCTCCCTGGCGAAAATGAAAAGCGGATCTTCCTGCGGGGAGAGGTTACACGACACAACTTACTGCTTGCAGACTCTGCCCGAATTGCCGGTGTTGTTGAGCCGATTGACTACGCCATTTTTCAAAATCATGGTTATATGGGATTGTATGGCGGAATGGATGCCAAAGCCATACATGAGCGAAAGCAACTTAAAAAGAGCCAGCACATTCTGGACCACATGGGCAGCTCTGAGCTTGCGGCAAATCTGTTCCGTACTACACAAACGGATGACAAACTAAGAAGGGAAAACATTACTGGAAAGCAGAAGGCGAACAAAACGCATTTTGAAGTGGGTCAGAAAGTTCGCCAAACTATCCAAGAGCTCGGAGGCACTATGCCGGAAGAACTTCCCAGTGTAGAAAGTATTAGAAGAGTAACGAAAGGTGAAGATCCGAAGCGGATTAAAAAGAAACAGTAA
- a CDS encoding alpha-ketoglutarate-dependent dioxygenase AlkB family protein, with translation MEQFKLFDDREHLLLPEHLMEYKHGFFDRKESDRYLNTFLETITWQQTKVMMYDKEVLTPRLCAWFGDRPIRQDDKRPPIPWTDELWEIKTKVEDYTGIIFNGVLLNYYRDGNDSVAWHSDKDTIVGLKTEIASVSFGQARNFDFRNKENHRQQYSLELGNGSLLLMKGDLQKYWEHRIAKSAVPMKARINLTFRKVL, from the coding sequence ATGGAGCAGTTCAAGCTATTTGATGACCGGGAGCACTTGTTGCTTCCGGAGCATTTGATGGAATATAAGCACGGTTTTTTCGACAGAAAAGAAAGCGACCGTTACCTGAATACCTTCCTCGAAACCATTACCTGGCAGCAAACCAAGGTGATGATGTATGATAAAGAGGTGCTCACTCCGAGACTATGCGCATGGTTTGGAGACCGCCCGATCAGGCAAGATGACAAAAGACCGCCAATTCCGTGGACAGATGAATTATGGGAAATCAAAACCAAAGTAGAGGACTATACCGGAATTATTTTCAATGGGGTACTGCTCAATTATTATCGCGATGGGAACGATTCCGTGGCCTGGCACAGTGACAAAGACACGATCGTGGGCCTGAAAACCGAGATAGCGTCTGTCAGTTTTGGGCAGGCGCGCAACTTTGATTTCAGGAATAAGGAAAATCACAGGCAACAATATTCCCTGGAACTGGGAAATGGTTCACTGCTTTTAATGAAGGGAGATCTGCAAAAATATTGGGAACACAGGATCGCCAAATCGGCTGTACCAATGAAAGCGAGGATCAATCTTACATTCAGGAAGGTTTTGTAG
- a CDS encoding DUF4180 domain-containing protein, translating into MNIISHTVNEVQIGEVTSEGLIIETAEDGLDLLGNLYYQGFDSIIIHEENIAPSFFDLKTGIAGEILQKFSNYRMRLAIIGDFEKYPGKSIRDFIYESNKGGRVNFLESVGEALERLSKV; encoded by the coding sequence ATGAACATTATATCGCATACCGTAAATGAAGTCCAGATTGGCGAAGTCACATCGGAGGGGCTGATTATTGAAACGGCCGAAGACGGACTGGACCTCCTTGGCAACCTCTATTACCAGGGATTTGACAGCATTATCATTCATGAAGAGAACATTGCACCTTCCTTCTTTGATCTGAAAACGGGTATCGCCGGAGAAATACTTCAAAAATTCTCAAACTACCGCATGCGCCTGGCCATCATCGGCGACTTTGAAAAATATCCTGGGAAAAGTATACGTGATTTTATATATGAGAGCAATAAGGGTGGGAGGGTTAATTTTTTGGAGAGTGTTGGGGAGGCTTTGGAGAGGCTTTCAAAAGTGTAG
- a CDS encoding class I SAM-dependent methyltransferase → MKTVEIFEGPRAKTYDESIRLWCPDYDAIQGLLPSLLGYHLGINNDKNVLVVGSGTGAEIVNLLQFSDTWKITGVDPSPEMIVQAETKLRSSDNYELVTGLVTDLPLEQKWDAALSILVFHFLPDDGSKLHLLKNIAQRLKKGAPLLLVDIFGEGQSFEYNLSLLHAFLLSKRFEPEMVEGGIGHIRKSLFPISQERLTELLKEAGFGEPHMFTQSLIFGGWVATQLS, encoded by the coding sequence ATGAAAACAGTCGAGATCTTTGAAGGGCCGAGAGCCAAAACTTATGACGAATCTATCCGGCTTTGGTGTCCTGATTATGATGCGATCCAGGGACTTTTGCCTTCTTTGCTCGGTTACCATCTTGGAATTAATAATGATAAGAATGTCCTGGTTGTTGGAAGTGGCACAGGTGCCGAAATAGTGAACCTGCTGCAATTTTCAGATACCTGGAAAATAACTGGTGTGGACCCGTCACCTGAAATGATTGTTCAGGCTGAAACAAAACTGCGATCTTCTGATAACTACGAACTCGTCACCGGGCTCGTCACCGATTTGCCATTGGAACAAAAATGGGACGCTGCCCTTTCGATTCTGGTTTTTCATTTCCTTCCGGACGACGGATCAAAATTACATTTGCTCAAAAACATTGCCCAACGGTTGAAAAAAGGTGCTCCTCTCCTATTGGTTGATATATTTGGCGAAGGACAGTCTTTTGAATACAACTTGTCGTTGCTTCATGCTTTTCTGTTGAGCAAAAGATTCGAGCCCGAAATGGTGGAAGGCGGCATTGGTCATATTAGAAAATCACTGTTTCCGATCTCGCAGGAAAGGCTTACGGAGTTGCTTAAAGAAGCTGGCTTTGGAGAACCTCATATGTTTACCCAATCACTGATTTTTGGTGGCTGGGTAGCGACTCAACTTAGTTAA
- a CDS encoding NYN domain-containing protein yields MSETKFNIAVLIDGDNAQAKFMKEMLEEVSKYGKATIRRIYGDWTSSGMNSWKETVNNHSISPIQKFSYTTGKNSTDSSLIIDAMDILHSKSVDGFCIVSSDSDYTGLAKRIREEGLFVMGIGRKTTPIAFVNSCEIFTFSENLVAELDVIVEEPEVKKIDTAPQEKIHKEAKNADTRRKFPKIDMTIIDKAFEISTNEEEEALISKVGSSLRKIDPSFDSRTYGFKTLTQLLKSLAKYIIVKNEVNGLNHPLIKLKPDRVPGRGPGRNREPKPVPKPVPKPKA; encoded by the coding sequence ATGAGCGAAACTAAATTCAACATAGCAGTATTGATCGACGGCGACAATGCGCAGGCGAAGTTCATGAAGGAAATGCTGGAAGAAGTTTCCAAATACGGAAAAGCTACCATCAGAAGGATTTACGGCGACTGGACAAGTTCTGGCATGAACAGCTGGAAGGAAACCGTCAACAATCACTCAATCAGTCCGATACAGAAATTTTCCTACACAACCGGGAAAAATTCCACTGACAGCTCGCTCATTATTGACGCAATGGATATTCTGCATAGCAAAAGCGTCGACGGATTTTGCATTGTTTCAAGTGATAGCGACTACACGGGACTTGCTAAACGGATCCGGGAAGAAGGGCTTTTTGTGATGGGTATCGGTAGGAAAACAACACCCATTGCGTTTGTCAACTCGTGCGAGATTTTCACATTTAGCGAGAACCTCGTGGCGGAACTGGACGTAATCGTAGAAGAACCTGAGGTTAAAAAGATTGACACCGCACCGCAGGAGAAAATTCATAAAGAGGCCAAAAACGCAGATACGCGCCGAAAGTTTCCAAAAATTGACATGACTATCATTGATAAGGCCTTTGAAATATCGACCAATGAAGAGGAGGAAGCATTGATTTCAAAAGTAGGTTCTTCACTCCGGAAAATCGACCCAAGTTTCGACTCACGTACCTATGGATTCAAGACTTTGACACAGCTTCTGAAAAGCCTGGCAAAATATATCATCGTCAAAAATGAGGTCAATGGCCTAAACCATCCCCTGATCAAACTCAAACCCGACCGCGTCCCAGGGCGTGGTCCCGGACGCAATCGCGAACCCAAACCCGTACCCAAACCCGTACCCAAACCCAAGGCTTAA
- a CDS encoding ArsR/SmtB family transcription factor, whose product MSIEARRDVFQAIADPTRRQIINLIAHKAMNLNAIADNFDISRPAISQHIKILTECGMVVVRQEGRERFCEAKLDGLSEVSNWVDQYRQFWNEKFDTLGSYLSRIQANNLSNEELNTNQ is encoded by the coding sequence ATGTCAATCGAAGCAAGAAGAGACGTTTTCCAGGCAATCGCAGATCCTACCAGACGGCAGATCATCAACTTGATTGCGCATAAGGCTATGAATCTCAATGCCATTGCGGACAATTTCGATATCAGCAGGCCAGCGATTTCGCAGCACATTAAAATTCTTACTGAATGCGGAATGGTGGTGGTGAGGCAGGAAGGTCGCGAGAGGTTTTGTGAAGCAAAATTGGATGGGCTTAGCGAAGTATCTAATTGGGTGGATCAATACCGCCAGTTCTGGAACGAGAAATTCGATACCCTGGGAAGTTATTTAAGTAGAATTCAGGCAAATAATCTATCAAATGAGGAGTTAAACACAAATCAGTAA
- a CDS encoding SRPBCC family protein: protein MDQQTEKREGLKIVREFKAPKTLVFDAFASPEAFAEWWGPSGSKLSVESFDFRPGGKTHYKMEGNGHVMWGLFQYQNIQRADLLEFINSFADAEGNIITSPFPMDFPLEIFNRITLEENNGITTLTIQGHPINATQAQIEIYHSIMDSMHQGFGGTFDQLEAYLGKVQG from the coding sequence ATGGACCAACAAACAGAAAAAAGAGAAGGATTGAAAATCGTAAGGGAGTTCAAAGCACCCAAAACGCTGGTATTCGACGCTTTTGCATCGCCGGAAGCATTTGCCGAATGGTGGGGACCATCAGGGAGCAAGCTTTCCGTTGAAAGTTTCGACTTTCGGCCTGGCGGCAAAACGCATTACAAAATGGAAGGTAACGGCCACGTAATGTGGGGACTGTTTCAATACCAAAACATCCAGCGCGCTGACCTGCTTGAATTCATCAACTCCTTTGCGGACGCAGAAGGAAATATCATCACGTCGCCCTTTCCAATGGATTTCCCCTTGGAGATTTTCAATCGGATCACATTGGAAGAAAATAATGGGATTACTACATTAACTATTCAGGGGCATCCGATTAACGCTACTCAGGCTCAAATTGAAATTTACCATTCGATTATGGATAGTATGCACCAAGGGTTTGGCGGGACATTTGATCAGTTGGAGGCTTATCTTGGGAAGGTTCAGGGATAG
- a CDS encoding WG repeat-containing protein produces the protein MIKTYLIFTLMLTHVFVFGQGRRDYLISFSDTTSGEELFGFKAKNGNIIIEPKYEITGTARMHAIAFVTKKFRWVAINRKDSILLSPYIYDNGPDELREGLFRFEENGKIGFANEKGEKIIKARFDYVSYFINGLALFNVGGHADYTDPEHATWDGGLWGFVDKKGIEVIRPQFISAYSFRKRFAEVWTGDKKHCLIDKKGKIRKTFTD, from the coding sequence ATGATAAAAACGTATTTGATTTTCACTTTAATGTTAACTCATGTTTTTGTTTTTGGCCAAGGCAGAAGAGATTATCTCATATCGTTTTCCGACACAACATCCGGTGAGGAGCTATTCGGTTTTAAGGCCAAAAATGGCAATATTATCATCGAACCAAAATATGAAATCACTGGCACTGCGAGAATGCATGCAATTGCTTTTGTTACAAAAAAATTCAGGTGGGTTGCGATTAACAGGAAGGACAGCATTCTTTTGTCGCCATATATTTACGATAACGGCCCTGATGAACTTCGTGAAGGGCTTTTTCGATTTGAGGAAAACGGTAAGATTGGTTTTGCCAATGAAAAGGGAGAGAAAATCATTAAGGCCAGGTTCGACTACGTTTCCTATTTTATAAATGGATTAGCGTTATTTAATGTTGGTGGACACGCAGATTATACAGATCCCGAGCACGCGACCTGGGATGGAGGTTTGTGGGGGTTCGTTGATAAAAAGGGAATTGAGGTTATTCGACCTCAATTCATTAGTGCCTATTCTTTTAGAAAGAGGTTTGCTGAAGTGTGGACAGGAGACAAAAAACATTGCTTAATTGATAAAAAAGGCAAAATTCGCAAAACCTTTACTGACTAG
- a CDS encoding ArsR/SmtB family transcription factor: MRRDVFQAIADPTRRAILTLIALQAMTPNALAEHFDTSRQAVSKHIKILTECQLVNQEQNGREIYYHFNPQKMKEVADWLAPFQKMWEERFDRLDNILENLKAKENAK; the protein is encoded by the coding sequence ATGAGAAGAGACGTATTTCAGGCCATAGCCGACCCCACGCGCAGGGCCATCTTGACATTAATTGCATTGCAGGCCATGACGCCCAATGCATTGGCTGAGCATTTTGACACGAGCAGACAAGCGGTTTCAAAACACATTAAGATTTTGACCGAGTGCCAGCTCGTGAACCAGGAGCAGAATGGACGGGAAATTTATTATCACTTTAATCCCCAGAAAATGAAAGAAGTAGCCGACTGGTTAGCGCCATTCCAGAAAATGTGGGAAGAGCGTTTCGACCGTTTAGATAATATATTGGAAAACTTAAAAGCAAAAGAAAATGCTAAATAA